Proteins from a genomic interval of Chionomys nivalis chromosome 7, mChiNiv1.1, whole genome shotgun sequence:
- the Cluh gene encoding clustered mitochondria protein homolog isoform X1 codes for MVIKTDELPAAAPADSAREHGSQAGGKGRPSAAEPPSVMLLNGDCSETLKKEEGTAESPRENGLDEGEPGDETTGQEVIVIQDTGFSVKILAPGIEPFSLQVSPQEMVQEIHQVLMDREDTCHRTCFSLHLDGNMLDHFSELRSVEGLQEGSVLRVVEEPYTVREARIHVRHVRDLLKSLDPSDAFNGVDCNSLSFLSVFTDGDLGDSGKRKKGLEMDPIDCTPPEYILPGSRERPLCPLQPQNRDWKPLQCLKVLTMSGWNPPPGNRKMHGDLMYLFVITAEDRQVSITASTRGFYLNQSTAYHFNPKPASPRFLSHSLVELLNQISPTFKKNFAVLQKKRVQRHPFERIATPFQVYSWTAPQAEHAMDCVRAEDAYTSRLGYEEHIPGQTRDWNEELQTTRELPRKNLPERLLRERAIFKVHSDFTAAATRGAMAVIDGNVMAINPSEETKMQMFIWNNIFFSLGFDVRDHYKDFGGDVAAYVAPTNDLNGVRTYNAVDVEGLYTLGTVVVDYRGYRVTAQSIIPGILERDQEQSVIYGSIDFGKTVVSHPRYLELLERTSRPLKILGHRVLNDRDEEVELCSSVECKGIIGNDGRHYILDLLRTFPPDLNFLPVPGEELPEECTRAGFPRAHRHKLCCLRQELVDAFVEHRYLLFMKLAALQLMQQKASKVETPTSLENGGPPSAEAESEDSIGPEAGSEEEGSSVSGLAKVKELAETIASDDGTVDPRSREVIRNACKAVGSISSTAFDIRFNPDIFSPGVRFPESCQDEVRDQKQLLKDAAAFLLSCQIPGLVKDCTEHAVLPMDGATLAEVMRQRGINMRYLGKVLDLVLRSPARDQLDHIYKIGIGELITRSAKHIFKTYLQGVELSGLSAAISHFLNCFLSSYPNPVAHLPADELLSKKRNKKRKNRPPGTADNTAWAVMTPQELWKNICQEAKNYFDFTLECDSVDQAVETYGLQKITLLREISLKTGIQILLKEYSFDSRHKPAFTEEDVLNIFPVVKHVNPKASDAFHFFQSGQAKVQQGFLKEGCELINEALNLFNNVYGAMHVEICACLRLLARLHYIMGDYAEALSNQQKAVLMSERVMGIEHPNTIQEYMHLALYCFASSQLSTALSLLYRARYLMLLVFGEDHPEMALLDNNIGLVLHGVMEYDLSLRFLENALAVTTKYHGPKALKVALSHHLVARVYESKAEFRSALQHEKEGYTIYKTQLGEDHEKTRESSEYLKCLTQQAVALQRTMNEIYRNGSSANIPPLKFTAPSMASVLEQLNVINGILFIPLSQKDLENLKAEVARRHQLQEASRNRDTVATDPEPARTLEDMDFPQTAKEDPSLSLQG; via the exons ATGGTCATTAAGACGGACGAGTTGCCGGCGGCCGCCCCGGCCGACAGCGCCCGGGAGCACGGCTCGCAGGCAGGCGGCAAGGGGCGACCGAGCGCGGCCG AGCCCCCCTCAGTTATGCTGTTGAATGGTGACTGCTCAGAGACcttgaagaaggaagaagggacagCTGAGTCTCCCAGGGAAAATGGGCTGGATGAAGGTGAACCTGGAGATGAGACCACTGGACAGGAAGTCATTGTCATTCAGGACACAGGCTTTTCTGTGAAGATCCTGGCCCCTGGCATCGAGCCCTTTTCCTTGCAG GTGTCCCCCCAGGAGATGGTGCAGGAGATCCACCAGGTGCTCATGGACCGTGAGGACACTTGTCATCGTACCTGCTTTTCACTACACCTGGATGGCAACATGCTGGACCACTTCTCAGAGCTGCGCAGTGTGGAGGGGCTTCAGGAGGGCTCGGTGCTCCGAGTTGTGGAAG AGCCCTACACCGTTCGTGAGGCGCGCATCCACGTGCGCCATGTTCGAGATCTCCTCAAGAGCTTGGACCCATCTGATGCCTTCAATGGAGTTGACTGCAACTCCTTGTCCTTTCTGAGTGTCTTCACTGATGGTGACTTAGGAG ACAGTGGGAAGCGGAAGAAGGGCCTGGAGATGGACCCCATTGACTGCACACCGCCTGAGTATATCCTGCCAGGGAGCCGGGAGCGGCCACTGTGTCCCCTGCAGCCCCAGAACCGTGACTGGAAG CCCCTGCAGTGTCTGAAAGTGCTCACCATGAGCGGCTGGAACCCACCTCCTGGGAACCGCAAGATGCATGGGGACCTCATGTACCTGTTTGTGATTACTGCTGAGGACCGGCAAGTCAGTATCACTGCGTCCACAAGGGGCTTCTACCTGAATCA GTCCACAGCCTACCACTTCAATCCCAAGCCTGCCAGCCCCCGCTTCCTCAGCCATTCCCTAGTAGAACTGCTCAACCAGATCAGCCCAACCTTTAAAAAGAACTTTGCTGTGCTGCAGAAGAAAAG GGTCCAACGCCATCCGTTCGAGAGGATTGCCACTCCGTTCCAGGTATACAGCTGGACAGCTCCCCAGGCGGAGCATGCCATGGACTGTGTGCGTGCTGAGGACGCCTATACCTCGAGGCTGGGCTACGAGGAGCACATTCCTGGACAG ACCCGGGACTGGAATGAAGAGTTGCAGACAACAAGGGAGCTGCCCCGCAAGAACCTGCCTGAGCGGCTGCTTCGAGAAAGAGCCATATTCAAG gtacacaGCGATTTCACGGCAGCAGCCACAAGGGGTGCTATGGCAGTTATTGATGGTAATGTGATGGCCATCAACCCCAGCGAGGAGACCAAGATGCAGATGTTCATCTGGAACAACATCTTCTTTAGCCTGGGCTTTGATGTCCGGGACCACTACAAAGACTTTGGTGGGGATGTGGCAGCCTATGTAGCTCCCACCAATGACCTGAATGGTGTGCGTACTTACAATGCTGTGGATGTGGAGGGGCTGTACACGCTGGGGACAGTGGTAGTAGATTACCGGGGCTACCGTGTCACAGCTCAGTCCATCATCCCTGGCATCCTGGAGAGGGACCAGGAGCAGAGTGTCATCTATGGCTCCATTGACTTTGGCAAAACAGTGGTCTCACACCCACGCTATCTGGAGCTGCTGGAGCGCACCAGCAGGCCCCTCAAGATTCTGGGTCACCGAGTGCTTAACGACCGAGATGAGGAGGTGGAGCTCTGCTCTTCAGTGGAATGTAAGGGCATCATTGGCAATGATGGGCGCCACTACATCCTTGACCTGCTGCGGACTTTCCCACCGGACCTTAACTTCCTTCCTGTGCCTGGTGAGGAGCTGCCTGAGGAGTGCACTCGTGCTGGCTTCCCCCGAGCCCATAGACACAAGCTGTGCTGTCTGCGCCAGGAGCTGGTGGATGCCTTTGTGGAGCACAG GTACCTTCTCTTCATGAAGCTGGCTGCCTTACAGTTGATGCAGCAGAAGGCCAGCAAGGTTGAGACCCCCACCTCCCTGGAGAATGGTGGTCCTCCCTCAGCAGAGGCTGAGTCTGAAGACTCAATAGGACCTGAGGCAGGAAGCGAGGAGGAGGGCAGCAGTGTGAGTGGCCTCGCCAAGGTGAAGGAGCTGGCAGAGACTATCGCCTCTGATGACGGCACAG TAGACCCCCGAAGCCGAGAGGTGATCCGCAATGCCTGCAAAGCTGTTGGCTCCATCAGCAGCACAGCCTTCGACATTCGCTTCAACCCTGACATCTTCTCCCCAG GGGTTCGCTTTCCTGAGTCCTGTCAGGATGAAGTTCGGGACCAGAAGCAGCTATTGAAAGATGCAGCTGCCTTCTTGCTCTCCTGCCAGATCCCTGGTTTG GTAAAAGATTGCACAGAGCATGCTGTATTGCCCATGGACGGGGCCACACTGGCTGAGGTGATGCGCCAGCGTGGCATCAACATGCGCTACCTGGGTAAGGTGCTGGATCTGGTGCTGCGGAGCCCGGCCCGTGACCAGCTGGACCACATTTAT AAAATCGGTATTGGAGAACTAATCACACGCTCTGCCAAGCATATCTTCAAGACATATCTACAG GGAGTGGAGCTCTCAGGCCTTTCAGCTGCCATCAGCCACTTCCTGAACTGTTTCCTGAGCTCCTACCCCAACCCCGTGGCCCACCTCCCTGCTGATGAGCTGCTCTCCaagaaaaggaacaagaagagaaaaaaccGGCCTCCAGGAACTGCAGACAACACTGCCTGGGCTGTGATGACCCCCCAAGAGCTCTGGAAGAACATCTGCCAGGAAGCCAAGAACTACTTTGACTTCACCCTTGAGTG TgattctgtggaccaggctgtggAGACCTATGGGCTGCAGAAGATAACGCTGCTGCGAGAGATCTCACTGAAAACCGGGATTCAG ATTCTGCTGAAGGAGTACAGCTTTGACAGCCGCCACAAGCCTGCCTTCACAGAGGAAGACGTCCTCAACATCTTTCCTGTGGTCAAGCATGTCAACCCCAAAGCCTCAGATGCCTTCCACTTCTTCCAGAGTGGGCAGGCCAAAGTACAGCAGG GCTTCCTGAAGGAAGGCTGTGAGCTCATCAACGAGGCCCTGAACCTGTTCAATAATGTGTATGGAGCCATGCATGTGGAGATCTGCGCCTGCTTGCGTCTCCTGGCCCGCCTCCACTACATCATGGGTGACTATGCTGAG GCACTCAGCAATCAACAGAAGGCAGTGCTGATGAGTGAGCGGGTGATGGGCATTGAGCACCCCAACACCATCCAGGAATAC ATGCACCTGGCCCTGTACTGCTTTGCCAGCAGCCAGCTGTCCACAGCCCTAAGCCTTCTGTACCGGGCCCGCTACCTCATGCTGCTTGTGTTCGGGGAGGACCACCCTGAGATGGCGTTGTTGGAC AACAACATTGGGCTAGTGCTGCATGGTGTAATGGAGTATGACCTATCCCTGCGCTTCCTAGAGAATGCACTGGCTGTCACTACCAAGTACCATGGGCCCAAGGCCCTTAAGGTGGCTCTCAG CCACCACCTTGTTGCCCGGGTCTATGAGAGCAAAGCTGAGTTCCGGTCAGCCCTCCAGCATGAGAAGGAAGGTTACACCATCTACAAGACACAG CTAGGTGAGGACCATGAGAAGACGAGGGAGAGCTCTGAGTACCTCAAGTGCCTGACCCAGCAGGCTGTAGCCTTGCAACGCACCATGAACGAGATCTACCGCAATGGCTCCAGTGCTAACATCCCACCCCTCAAG TTCACAGCTCCCAGCATGGCCAGTGTCCTGGAGCAGCTCAATGTCATCAACGGCATTCTCTTCATTCCTCTCAG CCAAAAAGACTTGGAAAACCTGAAGGCAGAGGTAGCACGGCGGCACCAGCTCCAAGAGGCCAGCAGAAACAGGGATACTGTGGCCACTGATCCTGAGCCAGCGAGAACCCTGGAGGACATGGACTTCCCTCAGACTGCCAAGGAAGATCCTTCTTTGAGCTTACAGGGataa
- the Cluh gene encoding clustered mitochondria protein homolog isoform X2, protein MVIKTDELPAAAPADSAREHGSQAGGKGRPSAAEPPSVMLLNGDCSETLKKEEGTAESPRENGLDEGEPGDETTGQEVIVIQDTGFSVKILAPGIEPFSLQVSPQEMVQEIHQVLMDREDTCHRTCFSLHLDGNMLDHFSELRSVEGLQEGSVLRVVEEPYTVREARIHVRHVRDLLKSLDPSDAFNGVDCNSLSFLSVFTDGDLGDSGKRKKGLEMDPIDCTPPEYILPGSRERPLCPLQPQNRDWKPLQCLKVLTMSGWNPPPGNRKMHGDLMYLFVITAEDRQVSITASTRGFYLNQSTAYHFNPKPASPRFLSHSLVELLNQISPTFKKNFAVLQKKRVQRHPFERIATPFQVYSWTAPQAEHAMDCVRAEDAYTSRLGYEEHIPGQTRDWNEELQTTRELPRKNLPERLLRERAIFKVHSDFTAAATRGAMAVIDGNVMAINPSEETKMQMFIWNNIFFSLGFDVRDHYKDFGGDVAAYVAPTNDLNGVRTYNAVDVEGLYTLGTVVVDYRGYRVTAQSIIPGILERDQEQSVIYGSIDFGKTVVSHPRYLELLERTSRPLKILGHRVLNDRDEEVELCSSVECKGIIGNDGRHYILDLLRTFPPDLNFLPVPGEELPEECTRAGFPRAHRHKLCCLRQELVDAFVEHRYLLFMKLAALQLMQQKASKVETPTSLENGGPPSAEAESEDSIGPEAGSEEEGSSVSGLAKVKELAETIASDDGTDPRSREVIRNACKAVGSISSTAFDIRFNPDIFSPGVRFPESCQDEVRDQKQLLKDAAAFLLSCQIPGLVKDCTEHAVLPMDGATLAEVMRQRGINMRYLGKVLDLVLRSPARDQLDHIYKIGIGELITRSAKHIFKTYLQGVELSGLSAAISHFLNCFLSSYPNPVAHLPADELLSKKRNKKRKNRPPGTADNTAWAVMTPQELWKNICQEAKNYFDFTLECDSVDQAVETYGLQKITLLREISLKTGIQILLKEYSFDSRHKPAFTEEDVLNIFPVVKHVNPKASDAFHFFQSGQAKVQQGFLKEGCELINEALNLFNNVYGAMHVEICACLRLLARLHYIMGDYAEALSNQQKAVLMSERVMGIEHPNTIQEYMHLALYCFASSQLSTALSLLYRARYLMLLVFGEDHPEMALLDNNIGLVLHGVMEYDLSLRFLENALAVTTKYHGPKALKVALSHHLVARVYESKAEFRSALQHEKEGYTIYKTQLGEDHEKTRESSEYLKCLTQQAVALQRTMNEIYRNGSSANIPPLKFTAPSMASVLEQLNVINGILFIPLSQKDLENLKAEVARRHQLQEASRNRDTVATDPEPARTLEDMDFPQTAKEDPSLSLQG, encoded by the exons ATGGTCATTAAGACGGACGAGTTGCCGGCGGCCGCCCCGGCCGACAGCGCCCGGGAGCACGGCTCGCAGGCAGGCGGCAAGGGGCGACCGAGCGCGGCCG AGCCCCCCTCAGTTATGCTGTTGAATGGTGACTGCTCAGAGACcttgaagaaggaagaagggacagCTGAGTCTCCCAGGGAAAATGGGCTGGATGAAGGTGAACCTGGAGATGAGACCACTGGACAGGAAGTCATTGTCATTCAGGACACAGGCTTTTCTGTGAAGATCCTGGCCCCTGGCATCGAGCCCTTTTCCTTGCAG GTGTCCCCCCAGGAGATGGTGCAGGAGATCCACCAGGTGCTCATGGACCGTGAGGACACTTGTCATCGTACCTGCTTTTCACTACACCTGGATGGCAACATGCTGGACCACTTCTCAGAGCTGCGCAGTGTGGAGGGGCTTCAGGAGGGCTCGGTGCTCCGAGTTGTGGAAG AGCCCTACACCGTTCGTGAGGCGCGCATCCACGTGCGCCATGTTCGAGATCTCCTCAAGAGCTTGGACCCATCTGATGCCTTCAATGGAGTTGACTGCAACTCCTTGTCCTTTCTGAGTGTCTTCACTGATGGTGACTTAGGAG ACAGTGGGAAGCGGAAGAAGGGCCTGGAGATGGACCCCATTGACTGCACACCGCCTGAGTATATCCTGCCAGGGAGCCGGGAGCGGCCACTGTGTCCCCTGCAGCCCCAGAACCGTGACTGGAAG CCCCTGCAGTGTCTGAAAGTGCTCACCATGAGCGGCTGGAACCCACCTCCTGGGAACCGCAAGATGCATGGGGACCTCATGTACCTGTTTGTGATTACTGCTGAGGACCGGCAAGTCAGTATCACTGCGTCCACAAGGGGCTTCTACCTGAATCA GTCCACAGCCTACCACTTCAATCCCAAGCCTGCCAGCCCCCGCTTCCTCAGCCATTCCCTAGTAGAACTGCTCAACCAGATCAGCCCAACCTTTAAAAAGAACTTTGCTGTGCTGCAGAAGAAAAG GGTCCAACGCCATCCGTTCGAGAGGATTGCCACTCCGTTCCAGGTATACAGCTGGACAGCTCCCCAGGCGGAGCATGCCATGGACTGTGTGCGTGCTGAGGACGCCTATACCTCGAGGCTGGGCTACGAGGAGCACATTCCTGGACAG ACCCGGGACTGGAATGAAGAGTTGCAGACAACAAGGGAGCTGCCCCGCAAGAACCTGCCTGAGCGGCTGCTTCGAGAAAGAGCCATATTCAAG gtacacaGCGATTTCACGGCAGCAGCCACAAGGGGTGCTATGGCAGTTATTGATGGTAATGTGATGGCCATCAACCCCAGCGAGGAGACCAAGATGCAGATGTTCATCTGGAACAACATCTTCTTTAGCCTGGGCTTTGATGTCCGGGACCACTACAAAGACTTTGGTGGGGATGTGGCAGCCTATGTAGCTCCCACCAATGACCTGAATGGTGTGCGTACTTACAATGCTGTGGATGTGGAGGGGCTGTACACGCTGGGGACAGTGGTAGTAGATTACCGGGGCTACCGTGTCACAGCTCAGTCCATCATCCCTGGCATCCTGGAGAGGGACCAGGAGCAGAGTGTCATCTATGGCTCCATTGACTTTGGCAAAACAGTGGTCTCACACCCACGCTATCTGGAGCTGCTGGAGCGCACCAGCAGGCCCCTCAAGATTCTGGGTCACCGAGTGCTTAACGACCGAGATGAGGAGGTGGAGCTCTGCTCTTCAGTGGAATGTAAGGGCATCATTGGCAATGATGGGCGCCACTACATCCTTGACCTGCTGCGGACTTTCCCACCGGACCTTAACTTCCTTCCTGTGCCTGGTGAGGAGCTGCCTGAGGAGTGCACTCGTGCTGGCTTCCCCCGAGCCCATAGACACAAGCTGTGCTGTCTGCGCCAGGAGCTGGTGGATGCCTTTGTGGAGCACAG GTACCTTCTCTTCATGAAGCTGGCTGCCTTACAGTTGATGCAGCAGAAGGCCAGCAAGGTTGAGACCCCCACCTCCCTGGAGAATGGTGGTCCTCCCTCAGCAGAGGCTGAGTCTGAAGACTCAATAGGACCTGAGGCAGGAAGCGAGGAGGAGGGCAGCAGTGTGAGTGGCCTCGCCAAGGTGAAGGAGCTGGCAGAGACTATCGCCTCTGATGACGGCACAG ACCCCCGAAGCCGAGAGGTGATCCGCAATGCCTGCAAAGCTGTTGGCTCCATCAGCAGCACAGCCTTCGACATTCGCTTCAACCCTGACATCTTCTCCCCAG GGGTTCGCTTTCCTGAGTCCTGTCAGGATGAAGTTCGGGACCAGAAGCAGCTATTGAAAGATGCAGCTGCCTTCTTGCTCTCCTGCCAGATCCCTGGTTTG GTAAAAGATTGCACAGAGCATGCTGTATTGCCCATGGACGGGGCCACACTGGCTGAGGTGATGCGCCAGCGTGGCATCAACATGCGCTACCTGGGTAAGGTGCTGGATCTGGTGCTGCGGAGCCCGGCCCGTGACCAGCTGGACCACATTTAT AAAATCGGTATTGGAGAACTAATCACACGCTCTGCCAAGCATATCTTCAAGACATATCTACAG GGAGTGGAGCTCTCAGGCCTTTCAGCTGCCATCAGCCACTTCCTGAACTGTTTCCTGAGCTCCTACCCCAACCCCGTGGCCCACCTCCCTGCTGATGAGCTGCTCTCCaagaaaaggaacaagaagagaaaaaaccGGCCTCCAGGAACTGCAGACAACACTGCCTGGGCTGTGATGACCCCCCAAGAGCTCTGGAAGAACATCTGCCAGGAAGCCAAGAACTACTTTGACTTCACCCTTGAGTG TgattctgtggaccaggctgtggAGACCTATGGGCTGCAGAAGATAACGCTGCTGCGAGAGATCTCACTGAAAACCGGGATTCAG ATTCTGCTGAAGGAGTACAGCTTTGACAGCCGCCACAAGCCTGCCTTCACAGAGGAAGACGTCCTCAACATCTTTCCTGTGGTCAAGCATGTCAACCCCAAAGCCTCAGATGCCTTCCACTTCTTCCAGAGTGGGCAGGCCAAAGTACAGCAGG GCTTCCTGAAGGAAGGCTGTGAGCTCATCAACGAGGCCCTGAACCTGTTCAATAATGTGTATGGAGCCATGCATGTGGAGATCTGCGCCTGCTTGCGTCTCCTGGCCCGCCTCCACTACATCATGGGTGACTATGCTGAG GCACTCAGCAATCAACAGAAGGCAGTGCTGATGAGTGAGCGGGTGATGGGCATTGAGCACCCCAACACCATCCAGGAATAC ATGCACCTGGCCCTGTACTGCTTTGCCAGCAGCCAGCTGTCCACAGCCCTAAGCCTTCTGTACCGGGCCCGCTACCTCATGCTGCTTGTGTTCGGGGAGGACCACCCTGAGATGGCGTTGTTGGAC AACAACATTGGGCTAGTGCTGCATGGTGTAATGGAGTATGACCTATCCCTGCGCTTCCTAGAGAATGCACTGGCTGTCACTACCAAGTACCATGGGCCCAAGGCCCTTAAGGTGGCTCTCAG CCACCACCTTGTTGCCCGGGTCTATGAGAGCAAAGCTGAGTTCCGGTCAGCCCTCCAGCATGAGAAGGAAGGTTACACCATCTACAAGACACAG CTAGGTGAGGACCATGAGAAGACGAGGGAGAGCTCTGAGTACCTCAAGTGCCTGACCCAGCAGGCTGTAGCCTTGCAACGCACCATGAACGAGATCTACCGCAATGGCTCCAGTGCTAACATCCCACCCCTCAAG TTCACAGCTCCCAGCATGGCCAGTGTCCTGGAGCAGCTCAATGTCATCAACGGCATTCTCTTCATTCCTCTCAG CCAAAAAGACTTGGAAAACCTGAAGGCAGAGGTAGCACGGCGGCACCAGCTCCAAGAGGCCAGCAGAAACAGGGATACTGTGGCCACTGATCCTGAGCCAGCGAGAACCCTGGAGGACATGGACTTCCCTCAGACTGCCAAGGAAGATCCTTCTTTGAGCTTACAGGGataa